The segment CGACCACTTGATCTATCATTTCGACAATATCATCGAATTGTTTTAGTATAGATTGACGGGCACGAGATTTTTGAACTTTCTCCCTCCAAGTTTCAATTAAAGACAAACGCGATCTCTCACAGGAGGCAGTACGTTGGGTAAGttcttttagattttcttgtgttaaagagaaaatatttacagGTTCTGGCGGCTCTGGCGAAGACAAATTAACATTTTGCATTGATATCGATAAGACATCGTCAATAGAATGTCTTTCCTCCCTAATATTTGTTTCTTCAGTGTTCACCGGCGGATGATCTGGAAATTTTGGCTGTGGTTTATGTCTTCTATGggtaatatttatgtaataagGTGAGGTTACatcataattataattaatacgATTTGgggtatatttattattttcgctTCCTTGACCAAAAGATTCATCTAGGGAACTTGTtacttttaatagatttttgttttttgccatCGCTGGTTCATCCTTTTTATTTGGTGTGCGTTGTGGTGTTGAAGATGTTGTTCCTTTATTATTTATAGCTCTTTGATGTAAAGAATTTTCAAATCTTGATTCTGTTAGAATAGTTGTATTATTGGCCTTTTTCTTTTcgtattttttgagaaaaatatgaTCTTTCATTATTTGCACAACCTCAAAGTTACACTCATCAATGGCATATAAGACGGGTGTTTTACGATCATTATCATACACCTCTAATTCGGCTCCATGTTCctaaatattagtaaaaagaAGGAATTAATCTTAAAGCCACAATATCTGTAgatgtttattaataatattatctctatctatctatctatctatctatctatctatctatctatctatctatctatctatctatctatctatctatctatctatctatctatctatctatctatctatctatctatctatctatctatctttctatctatctatctatttatctatttatctatctatttatctatctatctatctatctatctatctatctatctatctatctatctatctatctatctatctatctatctatctatctatctatctatctatctatctatctatctatctatttatctatctatctacatcaTTTAATCATCATAAAACTACAGGTCTTTTTGGCATCTAtcgaaaaatataatattgttagaaaaatgtatttggACTTAGTGAATAACAATTAACTTACCAATAATAAACGTACTATTTCCTCTCTTCCATACATTGCAGCCACATGCAAAGGAGTCATATTATCTTCACTACGACAATTTGGATCAACTAAAAACATTGATTGCTTAATCGTCTTTCTAATAACTTTCTTAATATGTAAAACACTTACCTCCCATGCTCAGGAACCGTTTTGTAACATCTATAGCCAATTGTTTGTTCTGCATGCCGCAGACATAGTGTAGCGGTGCTATGCCCCGGTCTTGGGGAACATAAGAAGGATCAATTGCTTTACTATTGCGCTccaatataaaattgatatcactttaaagaaaataattgttaCTAAGacgatatatatttaaattatttaatccaCCTTTCATTTTCATCCTCTAAGGCGTCTAATAGAATCAATGATAAATAATTTGTTCTTTGATCCATGCTTAATTGAAGATTTGTGTAGGTATACTttgaaacaattattattaaaaaaactttacacttatttattgttttgttaaaaagtaataaacctttttaattccatattattagaattttatttgcGCGTCCTTTTtggtgtttaaatttttttctataaatgcaTGTTCAAAATGTTTGCACTGCTGTAAGTAATACATTTGACTAAAGAGGGCGCAAGTGCTTGTGTTAAAAGAAAATGGCAGAATGATGCCAGATTATAAtagaatttgtattttaataataagtgATGCCACCATGTAATATACATCGATCTTGATAGTGCCGTAGTATTCGACTACTTTTGACTATTCATACTTTTCGTTTGGGTACTCAATACTACTCTATACGTTTAActgtgttattttaaattaaaaacatgaaattctattaaataataCTTACATTTTTCGacgttttattgtttaaatattgcagcaataaaaatttttcagaaatattAATAGAATATTTCCTTAGGCTTGAGTCCCACTATTATTGtagttttaaagttattattatctacaccactatagtggtgtatataataataattgtatctgaggtagggttctataaatcgactttcgaataatcgaacaatcgacttttttttgtcgaaaaaagtcgaaaagtcgaagtcgactattttgttccaaaaaagtcgaaaagtcgaagtcgactattttgttccaaaaaagtcgataactcgactatcgtctgtgaaaaaagtcgaaaagtcgactttgtgaataaaagtcgaataaagtcgaaataagtcgaaaaaagtcgaaaagtcgtaaaaagtcgaaaagtcggaaaaagtccgaaaaagtcgaaaattgtagaaagaagtcataaattttaaaaaagtggaaaaaagtcaaaaactctaaaatagtcggaaaaactcgaaaaaagtcaaaaaatagtcggaaaaaagaagaaagaagtcgaaaatagtcaaaaagtcgaaaaaatcgataagtcgaaaaaagtcgaaaagttgactatttataaaatacttatagtcgaaaagtcgacttttacttaaaagaaaaaagtcgaaaagttgataaatcgacttttcataaaatgcaaaaagtcgaaaagtcgacttttaactaaatgaaaaaagtctaaaagtcgacttttcgtttcaactgtagATCCCTAATCTgaggcaagatacaattcaatttaaatgctttattatggcaactaaatcacattttactttttgtaacaggtgtagggtattatatggcggcctcgcctgactataactttttactcattaccaagtattgtatgaaataactacattacctacaatactcattaccaaaatttgaaaatattttactaggtTGATGTATAAATGGAtggttcaatattttttttaataaactgatAAACAACTTGGTTGTTATTCTAATaggcaaacaaaaaattgaCCTTCGGCCTTGATTAAAGCCTCGATAAAAAGCACctttagttttaattacaaataaaacttttttatatttaatagtcACACACATAAACACATTTCATTGAATCTGTTTCATTTTCgttttaattaacttaattttaatttcccgCAACGAAACCCGGTATTGTTTTACTTTCAATAACACTCTTATAATAACGTGCTGAATATTTTGCAATACGTTCTTTGCCACTACTAGAAATATTCACATAATACAATCCAAACTTTTCGCTAAAAATAAAACcgaaacaaaaagtaaaaaacaaacaaattaaaatgtgttaaaacaACACTTACAAACACGCCAACTTTTGGGTGAAGAagttaacaataataacaataaataagaaCAACAACTTACGTATAACCCCGCTGCCATTCAAAATTATCGATTAAACTCCAATGCGTATAGCGTGTTACATTACAGCCCATATTAATGGCATTTAAAACAGCCTGCAAATGAGCCTacagaaacattttataaaaagggaaatctaaatatagaacaataacATAATTTCACTAGAAAATACCTTGAGGTAGTCTATGCGATCTGTATCATCTAACTGGCCTTCGTCGGACCAACCATTTTCGGTTATAATAACTTCTATATTATTATAGTTGTTTTTAATCCAactaaaatttagaaatattaacaagagaaatacattttttaaaaacatactttAGTAAACCCTCAAGACCCTCAGGAACGCAATACAACCATGAAGATTTTGCTCTCTTCCATTTTGCATCAAGTTCATATTTCAAACGCGAATCATATTGTACAGAAGGTTTTTTACCCTGTGGTGGATTAGCTTCCTCCACATAACGTGATGAATAATAATTTAGTCCCAGAAAGTCTGCAGAATGTTTGATAAGAGATCTCTCATTTTCAGCTATACTTCTTAGACGTGACCATGCTCTACCCTCTTTTTGACTATTTCGCGCTACATCGTCCAACATAATTTGTGGATAATTACCGGTATCACCAAACATAGGATAAGCCAACCAACccaactttttaacaaaattgaaaatttatttgtataggAATAAATACTATAGATATCTTACCGAATATTGCATAGCACGATCAATTATCGAAGAATtattagttttagaaaaataaaatctagtACTTAAAGTCATGCCAATCTTGCcattttgtttattgaaaaattccttCCTATATAAACGATAAACTTCAGCATGTGCTTTAAGAGTCGTATCCATACAAAGATAATCTGCCACACCATGATCATGACCCATGGGTGGATAATTACCATCACCATAACCGGGTATACAATAGTCATAAGGTTCATTAAAAGTTATCCATAACTTAACGCGATCACCATAGGTTTCAAACAATAATTTAGCgtaattagtaaaatatttaacaagttCAATATTGGTAAAGCCGCCATATAGATTAAGGGATTCGGGTAAATCATAATGGAACATAGTTACCAAAGGTTCTAtgccattttctaaaagtttaTCAATCACCATATTATAGTAATCAAtacctttttgattttttgacgATATATCAGCATTTGGCAGAATACGAGACCAGGATATAGAAAAGCGataaaaatttaccttttaagaagattttagattttaatatcaaaattgcagcatttgttttaaattatacttttaattCCTTTAAAGCTTCTAAGTCCTTGTCAAATTTATGATAAGAATCTGGTCCCACATCACCAGTTGAATGATCATCAATCATTTCTGGATGTTGATGTGTAAATGTATCCCATATCGATGGACCACGACCATCTTCATTCCAACCGCCCTCCACTTGATAGGCCGCTGTTGATACACCAAATTTAAAATCTGAAGGGAAATATTTACTACCCGATTTGTGTTGAAGGGCGCATATCTTATGATCATTTTGACTATCATCATTATATGCTGAAATAGTTCCTAGTAGTAAATTTACTGAAAGTAAACtttagagaaattttatttaaaaaaaaatttcctacaaCTTTGATACATTGAATATGAGCAAGACCTTAATATTATTGATGTTTTCAGCGCCATATTTTTCTCTATGATGTGCCACtttcaaaatgtaaaataaaactgttttgatttgtttttatttaatgtgtaTTTAGCGAGAGTAAATAACAATCCAATACCACTTGAACTGAAATATCTGCAATCATTTATTCTATTGATAATttgattgaaaattatttgttttatttaaatgaccGAAATACACATGTGCAGTGTATAAGTAAAATAGGCAGTATGAGAaagaatttaatacaaattatattgcttattgtttattatatcGCTGGAATGTATTATTTGTTCTTATTATGTGTGTAATTGCATTATAAgttgttatattattatattgatAGAACCTCAGTTGAATaagaaatttagtattttttgggACAAATATTAGCatcatgtttaaattttaattaaatttttctaaacttatttttataccttttaccttcgtgagaagggtatatataagattgtcattccgtttgtaatttctataatataattttccgaccctatgaagtatatatattctggatccttatagatagcggagtcgattaagacatgtccatgtcataaataacggagatatgagcaaaaatccgggacaacctctgaaaatttcatcaaaaactgagattttttaGTCATGCTcaaaaacagaaattgcaaaaagcaaaataggtacataatcatacggtaaattttgttatcggACTCTATtcataaaaacaaggcagaacaagagttttataaatagtcgacttttcaacttttttcgactttttccgacttttcgactattttcgactttccgactttttgactattttcgactttttccgaccagagttaaaaatttataaagttgccaaaagcgtaaatttataatgttgccatttaatattatattattattatttattattattaacaaaaaaattttatatatattttttctatttgttgcaattttttgagtattttcggcttctttctattttcgacttttcgactttttccgacatttcgacttttttcgacttttcgacttttttcgaccctttccgacttttcgacttttatttacaaagtcgacttttcgacttttttcatagacggtagtcgagttatcgacttttttggaacaaaatagtcgacttcgacttcgttttcgacttttttcgacaaaaagccgattgttcgattattcgaaagtcgatttatagaaccctagttgtTATTTGCTAGAAAcacgaaa is part of the Lucilia cuprina isolate Lc7/37 chromosome 3, ASM2204524v1, whole genome shotgun sequence genome and harbors:
- the LOC111686696 gene encoding myrosinase 1-like, which translates into the protein MALKTSIILSLLSVNLLLGTISAYNDDSQNDHKICALQHKSGSKYFPSDFKFGVSTAAYQVEGGWNEDGRGPSIWDTFTHQHPEMIDDHSTGDVGPDSYHKFDKDLEALKELKVNFYRFSISWSRILPNADISSKNQKGIDYYNMVIDKLLENGIEPLVTMFHYDLPESLNLYGGFTNIELVKYFTNYAKLLFETYGDRVKLWITFNEPYDYCIPGYGDGNYPPMGHDHGVADYLCMDTTLKAHAEVYRLYRKEFFNKQNGKIGMTLSTRFYFSKTNNSSIIDRAMQYSLGWLAYPMFGDTGNYPQIMLDDVARNSQKEGRAWSRLRSIAENERSLIKHSADFLGLNYYSSRYVEEANPPQGKKPSVQYDSRLKYELDAKWKRAKSSWLYCVPEGLEGLLNWIKNNYNNIEVIITENGWSDEGQLDDTDRIDYLKAHLQAVLNAINMGCNVTRYTHWSLIDNFEWQRGYTEKFGLYYVNISSSGKERIAKYSARYYKSVIESKTIPGFVAGN